One window of Quercus robur chromosome 5, dhQueRobu3.1, whole genome shotgun sequence genomic DNA carries:
- the LOC126725922 gene encoding uncharacterized protein LOC126725922, translating into MDQVQHKFVDVGGLKLHVAEIGTGPNVVLFLHGFPEIWYSWRHQMIALANAGFRAIAPDHRGYGLSDPPTQPDKASFADILTDLLSLLDALQIAKVFLVAKDFGVWPAYLLAVLHPERVLGMVTIGVPLKPKRSAFHQYLPEGFYISRWREPGRAEADFGRLDVKTVVRNIYILFSRSEIPMAAENQEIMDLVDSSTPLPPWFTEEDLATYGALYEKSGFQTTLQVPYRSSGDDPNITDPKVKVPVLLIMGGKDYILRFQGIEDYINKGEMKELVPDLEIKFLPEGTHFVQEQSPDEVNQLILTFLAKNV; encoded by the exons ATGGACCAAGTCCAGCACAAGTTCGTGGACGTAGGAGGACTAAAGCTTCATGTAGCTGAGATCGGAACTG GTCCTAACGTGGTGTTGTTCCTGCATGGATTTCCGGAGATATGGTATTCATGGCGCCACCAGATGATAGCTTTAGCAAATGCTGGGTTTCGAGCCATCGCGCCCGATCACCGAGGATACGGACTATCCGACCCGCCGACCCAACCAGATAAGGCTTCCTTTGCAGACATTCTTACTGACCTCCTCAGTCTTCTCGATGCCCTTCAAATCGCTaag GTTTTTCTTGTTGCAAAGGACTTCGGAGTTTGGCCTGCCTACCTTCTGGCAGTTCTCCACCCAGAGAGGGTCTTAGGGATGGTAACAATAGGAGTACCTCTCAAGCCAAAACGCTCTGCATTCCATCAATACCTACCGGAAGGATTCTACATTTCAAGATGGCGG GAACCCGGACGAGCAGAAGCTGATTTCGGACGCCTCGATGTTAAAACAGTTGTGAGGAACATTTACATCCTCTTCTCCAGAAGTGAAATACCAATGGCTGCTGAAAACCAGGAGATCATGGATTTAGTAGACTCATCTACTCCTCTTCCCCCTTGGTTCACAGAGGAGGATCTCGCAACATATGGAGCTTTGTATGAGAAATCTGGATTCCAGACTACATTGCAAGTACCATATAG GTCATCAGGTGACGACCCCAACATAACAGATCCAAAAGTTAAAGTACCAGTGCTTTTGATTATGGGTGGCAAAGATTACATCCTCAGATTTCAAGGGATTGAGGATTACATAAACAAAGGAGAGATGAAAGAATTGGTCCCCGATTTGGAGATTAAATTTTTGCCTGAGGGAACCCACTTTGTTCAGGAGCAATCACCTGATGAGGTGAATCAGCTGATTCTCACCTTCCTTGCCAAGAATGTTTGA